AAGATCGTCAGCGACACAACGACAGTCGACAAAGTCGCGTAGCCCGATGAAAGATTCTGGTCCCCGGCGCAAGCCTCGCCGGGGACCAGAACCAATGAGACATGCCACGAACCCAACAACCGCAACGGGTTAGGCGAGCAGCGGCACCGCCGCCGCGCCCGCTAGGCTTCCGTGCATGTCAGATGTCATGGACTGGGACGCCGCCTACCAGGGTCACATCTTCTCAGGACCGCCCCCATGGAATATCGGCACGCCCCAACCTGCCATCGCAAGCCTCATCGCCGCTGGGCAGGTCCACGCACCGGTCCTCGACGCTGGCTGTGGCATCGGCGATTTGACCCTGGCTCTCGCGGAAGCGGGCTATACCACCACCGGCGTCGACATCTCCACCGCAGCGATCGACCACGCCACCGAGCGGGCCGCCGAGCGTGGCCTTGCCGTCCACTTCATTCAAGGCGATGCCCGCAACATCGCCGAACTCGGCCTGGCCGAACCACAATTCAACACCATTATCGACTGCACGCTGTTCCACTCGCTACCGATCGATGCACGCGACGACTACCTGCGCGGCATCCACGCGGCCACAAACCCTGGCGGCCGCCTCTACCTACTCGTATTCACCACCGACGCACTACCGGCCGATTCGCCATGCCCGGTGCCAAACCTGGTGACGGACGCCGAGATCCGCGCCGCCGTCGCGAAGTACTGGACCATCGACGCTGTTGACCCTTCCCACGTCGCGGTGCGGCTTCCCGATATTCCAGGCCTTCCCGCCCACAGCTTCCGCACGGACGAAAACGGTCTCACCTATCTGCCCGCGCTGCTCGTCACTGCCCACAAGACCGCCGCCTGAAGCCAACTATCAGTGGCTTATCTGGGCAGCCTTGTGGGTCGCGGGCGCGCTTCAAACCACGGGTTTACCTGCCGTTCCAGCACGAGCGCCGTGATTGGCCCTTCGGCGCGGGATTCGGCGATGGCCGCTCGCACATGGGCGAGCTCGGTTTCGATGACCGAACGGTCGGTGGAGAAGGACAGCCCCCAGGGGATGTGCTGGCCGCCAACGCTGTAACCCACGGTGTACTCAAAGCCCGAGGTCGCTGACACGTGTTTGGTGACGCCGGCCGGCCTCCAGGGCAGGACTCTGCGTTCGATGAGAATGGCGCCGGTGACGGGCGACTCAGCGAGGTCGGATTCGGCGACGCTGCGATGCAGCGCGACGATGCTCTCGGGCAGTGGCTGGCAGTCGTGCCCCACGCGGATCCCAACGGCGAACACCAGCAAGGGGAATGGGACCGATGTGGGAGTTCCGGGATGCATCAGTGACCTTTCCGTTGCCCGTTGGTTGTCTATTGCTCGTTGTCGTGCGTAGTCATAGGCGGGGGCGATATCGAGCATGGGCGACGGCCGGCGCAGAGCCGATGGCCTGGCCGATTTGCATCCAGGTCGCACCGGCCTCCAGGGCTGCTGCTACCGCGTCGACATCGGGGGTGCGGATGCGCTGCCCACGGCGCTCGACCAGTGCCGTGGAGATGAGGGAGAGCACGTCAAGCGACCATTCGAGTCGGTACGCCGACAGGGCCCCCCAGCGGGGGTCCGTTGCGTCGGCGGCGAGCAGGACCGCAGTGATGTCGTCGGCGGCGTCTGGCGGAGTCATACCGGCAGCGGTGAACCGGTCCATGATGCGGGTACTGACGATTCGTTGTGCTGCATAGAGGGCGGCACGGCGGACTTGGTGTTCGTCACTACAAGACGTCCCGTCTTCCATATCCACAGAGGCTAAGTGTCATCAACAAGCATTACATCATCTACTACAAGACAATGCATACTGCTATTCAGTACGTCGAGCTGATTGGGCCACCGATCAGGCGAGCAGCCCTATCTGCATCGGGCAGGCTGGTTTGTATGACGACGATTGTGGCTCCCGCTGGGGCGAGGCCCTGCGCAGGTCGCCTCTCACCCAATGGATCAGGGGTCATGAAGACGCCTTTGCCAAAACCTCGCGTTCACGCAGGACCTCGCGACTCCATTATCAGCGTCTCGTTTTCCGCCTGAACCGTGCGATACGACGACACGCCGGGGTCGATCTAGCTGGGATTAGACCCTCTCAAGTGAGGGGCGTTTGTCTAGGCCCGAGCCTGCAACCAATATTGATGGCCCCAACGCCCGTCGGATGGCTGTTCATTCGCCATGTCTGCTGTTACGGCTAGTGGGCTCTGGCGATCGCTTTCCAGCTGCGATTCTCGGCGTGGTGAGAGCGAATGAGACTTGGAAGCCTATGCCTGCCAACGACATTCGCGACTGCGATTTCGATCGCGTCGAGTTCTTCGGAGGGGGCGCAATTCTCGACGGCATTGTCGAACTCGTCGGTCGATAGTGCTGCGAGTTTCGCCAGACCGGCGGCGTCCTGCGGCGCGGCGAGCGGCGCAGCCCAGGGCGGCGTGCGCAGAACCGTTTGGGTGTACCAGTCATAGACCGCGTCGAGCATGGCCACCGCAGTCTGCTCGTGCCGCTGCACCGGGTCGAGCGCACTGTCACCGCCAAGCGGATACAGCTCGGCGGCGGAAAGCCGACGAAGATCCTCAGCGAGGCAGTGGGCAAAGACCGCTTCCTCCTGCTGGCGTCGTACTTGGCACCACTGAATGATCTCGGTCACTGGGGCGTCCGGCCCTGGTGTTGTGTTGTGTTCCGCTTCAGCCATCGCCGACCCTCCTCTAATGCCCAACAGGGTAACCACCCCGGCACCAAACCGCGTCGTACGCAACGGAATGGAAAGGGGCCGCACAACTACCCACTCGATGTGAGTGCGGTGCCCGTGCCTACCAGGGTCCCCCCGAGAGCGGGTGCGCGGCTGCCGTGGTGCGGCGCACCCTGCTGATACTGCGGCGGCTCGGCAACGATGCCGCCGGCGCCACGGTGAGTCGGAGGACCAGTGCGACACATTCATCCGCTTCGAGCGTCACCAGAGCGCCGAATTCTCTTTGTAGTTGGGCTAGCTGGGCAGCGAACGGTTCGGAGAGCTCCTCGAGTTCGGCTGCCGTGTGCGCGTAGAGGAAGACGGGGGACACGGGCTGCACCGCAAGGCCTTGCTGTTGAGCGTGGATCCACACCGCTTCGACTGCTGACCCGCCGGTGACGTAATCACGGAGAGTGTTTCCCGAAACCGTGATGATCGCCAGCGCCGAGCTCGCGAGAACTCGGTCGCGCATATCGTCGCCAAGCGCGGACCCGGCGTCCCATTCGGCGAGGTGGGCCATGACGTCGGGCCGGCGAAGGACATCGAGGACGGCCATCTCGCCGGCATCGAATTCGAGGCTGCGCACGTCGATGCCGGTGTCGGGGTCGGGGTCGCCGGGCCAGCGCAATTCAGCGATCATCTCTCGGTGCAGGTGCGGTGTCAGGAACCGCACGCGGTCGGACGCGGCGAGGATGGTGGCGGCCTGGGCGATGTCCTCGCGCTGGGTGAGGAGCCGTAGACCTGCGCCGAGCTGCTCGGCGGCACCAGTGAGTCCGACGATGATGTCGTGGTCGAGGGGTGCGGGTGTTCCGTGGTGTCGGTTGGATTCACGGTTGATCATGGGCTGGTAGAGGTCGGCCAGCGTTGGATCGGTGCCGTCGTCGCTGAGGTGCATGGTGGCCTGTAGCGGCGTCGTCTCCACCGTGTCGGTGACCGTGATCGGCCCCAGCACGTGGTGCGCTGCCGCGGCGATCTGGACGTTCAGCAGCGCCGCTCCCAGTGCCACCGCGCTCGCGCGGAACCGTAGGTCCATTGTGGACGTGTGTGCTGGCTCGATGCTGACAGTGATCGACTCAGCGGTGACATCGATTTCCCAGGGCTGCATGTTGCCGCCCGACGGCGCGCGCATGGCCGCGGACGCGAGACTGTCCAGTAGGCCACGCCCGAGACTCTGTGGGGTGTCACCGTTGTCGCGGGGGGTCTCATGGTGGCTTCCCATATCAGGCTCGCGGATCTGATTGAGGGCCCAGCCGATATCGATTCGACTGCGCCCAGACCGAAGCTCTTCGCCCAGACCGATTCTGCGGACGGCCTCGGCGATGGCGGATGCTCCGATAATCACGTCCGAAGCCAGCTGTGGCCATGTCGACAGCGACCTGTCGATCTCGACCAGGGACGCGGCGGTGCGGGGGGAGAGCCGTTCGGCTTCCAGATGTCGCAAGACGTGGGGAACTTTGTCACGACTGCTCATCCCCGGCAGAAGTCCCAAGTCCAGTTCGCCCAGCAGCCCGTGCAAAATGGGTCGCTCGGGTTGTAGATCGAAACGTTCGACATCGACGATCCCCCGATCACTGGTGGCCATGAGCACCGGGATGCGTCGATCGCGGGCGGCGATGCGCAGGAAGGCTTTTGCGTCAAGCGAGTCGCATTCCTCGATGACGATGTCGAGACCGTTGACGAACTCGTCGAGTGTTTCGGCAGTGAGGCCCGTGTCGAGTACCTCCACCGGCAAGTAGGGGTCGATCTCGGCGATTCGGCGGGCGGCCACGACGGCCTTGTTGAGTCCGAGGTCAAAGACCGTCGCCGGTACCCGATTGAGGTTGGACAGTTCGAGCTCGTCGAAATCGGCCAGACGCAGGCGTCCGCACAGGCCTTGGGCGGCCAGGGTATGAGCAATGATGTGGCCGACGCTGAGGCCGGCGACGCCGATCGACAGTGCGCCGAGCTGCGCTTGTTCTTCGCTGGTGATGTTGTTGCGGTTGCGGTCCAGTCGCAACGCACGGAAGCCCCGAGGGCCGAGCATCGCGACGACAGCGTGCCGCCACGGGTAGTAAACCCACCGGCGGCCCTCCGCGAGTAGCTCTGGAGCAGGTTGCGGGCGAAGGGTGCGCAGGCTTTCCCGCTGAGCCTCGTAGCTATCGAGAAACTCGATGTCAGGGCCCGCGCGCAGCTGGTTAAGCACGACCTTGTCGTCACGCTGTGTGGGGTCGAGAACGTGTGCGCTGTAGGCGGTCTGCATGCTTTCCCTTCGCCGATTCGGCGATGCGGCGCCGAAAGTCCCAGTCGTTAGACTATGTCCGACTTGGGAGGTGTGTCGTGGTCGAGACGACGCGTGAGCAAACGGTTGCGGATCTGCCGCTGGCACCGATCAATCCGTTGCCGTACAAGCAAAAACGCGAGGCTTTGCGGAACTTCCACACCGGGACGGACATTTTGCGCGATGCTGGTGGGCCGGTCACGCGATTTAGTCTCGGTCCGAGGTGGCTGATGCCACCTATCGTTCTGGCTACCTCACCTCAAGGTATTCGCGACATCGTGAGTGTGCGCGACGGCTCGATCGACAAGACAAGCGCGGTGGGACGAGAGCTGCGCCGCATGCTCGGCGGCAACTTATTCGTGTTGCCGCATCAGGAATGGCTACCGCGTCGCCGGACCCTGCAACCCGTGTTCACCAAAAAGCGGGTGGACTCTTTCGGGGCCCACATGGCTGAGGCGACAGAGACGGTGGTGTCGACGTGGACCGATGGCGCGCAGATCAGCCTGGATGAGCAGGCGCGCACACTGACGATGCGCGCCCTGGGGCGTTCGGTTCTGGGCCTGGATCTCGATCAACGAGCCGATGCTGTGGCGGAACCGTTGAGGGAGGCGACGAGCTATGCGGTCCGGCGTGCGCTGAAACCAGTGCACGCGCCAGAGTGGTTACCGACGCCGGCGCGGCGGCGAGCACGCGAGGCGGCCGACACCATTCGTCGGCTCGCTGCCGAGATCGTGCGTGAGTGTCGCGCCGATCCAGAACGCGATGCCCCGCTGGTGCAAGCACTGATCGCGGCGCGCGATCCCGATACCGGACAGCCATTGTCCGACGATGAGATTCGCGATGAGCTGGTGATTTTCCTCTTCGCCGGGCATGACACCACGGCCACGACGCTCACGTATGCGCTGTGGCAGCTAGGGCGCAATCCCGACATTCAGGATCGGGTGGCGCAGGAAGTTTCCGGTCTCGGAGATCGGTTACTGACTCCTGGGGATGTTGAGCAGCTCGGATACACAGTCCAGGTGCTGCGAGAAGCGCTGCGCCTTTGCCCGCCCGGGCCGACAGGCACGCGCATGGCGATTGAGGACGTAGAGGTCGCCGGTTATCGCGTCGAAGCGGGAACCATGTTGGTGTTCGGGCGTATGTCGGTTCAGCGGGACCCGGCGCTGTGGGAGGACCCACTGCGGTTTGATCCCGAGCGATTCCGCCCAGAGGCCATGAAGGGCCGAGATCGTTGGCAGTACGTGCCTTTCGGCGGCGGACCACGATCGTGTATCGGTGATCACTT
The DNA window shown above is from Mycobacterium dioxanotrophicus and carries:
- a CDS encoding cytochrome P450 codes for the protein MVETTREQTVADLPLAPINPLPYKQKREALRNFHTGTDILRDAGGPVTRFSLGPRWLMPPIVLATSPQGIRDIVSVRDGSIDKTSAVGRELRRMLGGNLFVLPHQEWLPRRRTLQPVFTKKRVDSFGAHMAEATETVVSTWTDGAQISLDEQARTLTMRALGRSVLGLDLDQRADAVAEPLREATSYAVRRALKPVHAPEWLPTPARRRAREAADTIRRLAAEIVRECRADPERDAPLVQALIAARDPDTGQPLSDDEIRDELVIFLFAGHDTTATTLTYALWQLGRNPDIQDRVAQEVSGLGDRLLTPGDVEQLGYTVQVLREALRLCPPGPTGTRMAIEDVEVAGYRVEAGTMLVFGRMSVQRDPALWEDPLRFDPERFRPEAMKGRDRWQYVPFGGGPRSCIGDHFAMLEATLALGTIIRHVRLTSLEDDFPLAVPFTMVPGGPIPARVAMR
- a CDS encoding class I SAM-dependent methyltransferase; its protein translation is MSDVMDWDAAYQGHIFSGPPPWNIGTPQPAIASLIAAGQVHAPVLDAGCGIGDLTLALAEAGYTTTGVDISTAAIDHATERAAERGLAVHFIQGDARNIAELGLAEPQFNTIIDCTLFHSLPIDARDDYLRGIHAATNPGGRLYLLVFTTDALPADSPCPVPNLVTDAEIRAAVAKYWTIDAVDPSHVAVRLPDIPGLPAHSFRTDENGLTYLPALLVTAHKTAA
- a CDS encoding Rv1355c family protein → MQTAYSAHVLDPTQRDDKVVLNQLRAGPDIEFLDSYEAQRESLRTLRPQPAPELLAEGRRWVYYPWRHAVVAMLGPRGFRALRLDRNRNNITSEEQAQLGALSIGVAGLSVGHIIAHTLAAQGLCGRLRLADFDELELSNLNRVPATVFDLGLNKAVVAARRIAEIDPYLPVEVLDTGLTAETLDEFVNGLDIVIEECDSLDAKAFLRIAARDRRIPVLMATSDRGIVDVERFDLQPERPILHGLLGELDLGLLPGMSSRDKVPHVLRHLEAERLSPRTAASLVEIDRSLSTWPQLASDVIIGASAIAEAVRRIGLGEELRSGRSRIDIGWALNQIREPDMGSHHETPRDNGDTPQSLGRGLLDSLASAAMRAPSGGNMQPWEIDVTAESITVSIEPAHTSTMDLRFRASAVALGAALLNVQIAAAAHHVLGPITVTDTVETTPLQATMHLSDDGTDPTLADLYQPMINRESNRHHGTPAPLDHDIIVGLTGAAEQLGAGLRLLTQREDIAQAATILAASDRVRFLTPHLHREMIAELRWPGDPDPDTGIDVRSLEFDAGEMAVLDVLRRPDVMAHLAEWDAGSALGDDMRDRVLASSALAIITVSGNTLRDYVTGGSAVEAVWIHAQQQGLAVQPVSPVFLYAHTAAELEELSEPFAAQLAQLQREFGALVTLEADECVALVLRLTVAPAASLPSRRSISRVRRTTAAAHPLSGGPW